A part of Bacillus horti genomic DNA contains:
- a CDS encoding extracellular solute-binding protein — translation MKRKYFFTIGLSILLLFALAACSSSGTSSEEGDGDKISMNFWIFGATGYEELVKEYEELNENITINVRHAETADHHDALFNSLSAGSGAPDIAMLEVDQVDRYRTAQDRFVNLYDLGARDIEGNYLDWKWQFAESTDGEFLFGLPTDIGPKALYYRTEIFEEAGLPTDPDELSAYMSSPEKFREAAIQIKDATGKPMVANIEMMYRSILDTLEESYFDPESNLIIEEPGNRVREAYDYAIEMNELGVVGNFTMWSAEWGNAVNNGGVAVELGAAWFKGWMEGNAPDAEGEFQVATLPTEFTGNWGGSYITIPNQTDHAEEAYAFLEWLLSAETQLKSFKSNGLFPSATAVYEMDDFVNATDDYFSGQQTQNVFAEAAQNVGFVFKGENYVTVHDEILAALTNVQEGADPDAEWDAALSRIQTNLSR, via the coding sequence ATGAAAAGAAAGTATTTCTTCACCATCGGGTTGTCTATTTTATTGTTATTTGCTTTAGCAGCATGTTCAAGCTCCGGAACGTCAAGTGAAGAGGGCGATGGTGACAAGATTAGCATGAACTTCTGGATATTCGGGGCAACGGGCTATGAAGAGTTGGTGAAAGAGTATGAAGAGTTAAATGAAAATATTACAATCAATGTTCGTCATGCTGAGACAGCTGATCATCATGATGCTTTATTTAATTCCTTGTCGGCGGGGAGCGGTGCTCCTGATATTGCCATGCTTGAAGTGGATCAGGTGGATCGTTACAGAACGGCGCAGGATCGATTTGTTAATCTATACGATCTTGGGGCGAGAGACATTGAGGGCAACTATTTAGATTGGAAATGGCAATTTGCGGAAAGTACGGATGGTGAATTCCTATTTGGATTACCAACAGATATCGGACCAAAAGCGTTATACTATAGAACAGAAATCTTTGAAGAAGCAGGCTTACCTACTGATCCTGATGAGTTAAGTGCATATATGTCTTCTCCAGAGAAATTTAGAGAAGCAGCGATTCAAATTAAGGATGCTACAGGTAAACCAATGGTAGCTAATATTGAAATGATGTATCGTTCCATTCTAGATACGTTAGAGGAAAGCTATTTTGATCCAGAATCTAACCTGATCATTGAAGAGCCAGGAAATCGTGTTCGAGAAGCGTATGATTATGCGATTGAAATGAATGAACTTGGTGTAGTTGGAAACTTTACAATGTGGTCTGCCGAATGGGGCAATGCGGTGAATAACGGTGGGGTTGCTGTTGAACTTGGAGCAGCTTGGTTCAAAGGATGGATGGAAGGAAATGCGCCTGACGCTGAGGGTGAATTCCAAGTAGCTACACTACCAACAGAGTTTACAGGAAACTGGGGTGGTTCTTATATTACCATTCCTAATCAAACGGATCATGCTGAAGAAGCCTATGCATTCCTTGAGTGGTTATTATCAGCAGAAACTCAACTTAAATCATTTAAATCTAACGGTTTATTCCCTTCTGCTACAGCTGTGTATGAGATGGATGACTTTGTAAATGCAACAGACGATTATTTCTCAGGTCAGCAAACACAGAACGTGTTCGCTGAAGCAGCACAAAATGTTGGATTTGTATTTAAGGGAGAGAATTACGTCACTGTGCATGATGAGATTTTAGCAGCGTTAACAAATGTTCAAGAGGGCGCTGATCCAGATGCTGAATGGGATGCTGCTCTAAGCCGTATTCAAACGAACTTAAGCCGTTAA
- a CDS encoding carbohydrate ABC transporter permease — MLSGYLYISPFFIIFGIIGLYPALFSLYLAFQRWNGLGDMEFVGLRNFSIILQDPLFWKSLYNTVIMGLMGTAPQLIVGLILAYLLNLTFLRFRNVFRVAIFMPYVTSMVAVALVFGVFFSSNETALANYTLGLFGMDPVNWRTSEWGVKIAISVMVFWRWLGYNTIIYLAGMQSVPKDVYEAATIDGANKIQQFFYVTIPLLKPFILLTVFFSTVGAMQLFSEPTVFLGNTAFTRSEGLTVVMYLYRDAFRLSSFGTASATAIILVLIIVIVSAINLLLTNRMGRSRGNRG, encoded by the coding sequence ATGCTCTCAGGCTACCTCTACATATCTCCTTTTTTCATCATATTCGGAATTATAGGTCTATATCCGGCCTTATTCAGTTTGTACTTAGCGTTCCAACGCTGGAACGGACTTGGAGATATGGAGTTTGTAGGTTTAAGAAATTTTAGCATTATCCTTCAGGATCCGTTATTTTGGAAGTCCTTATATAATACGGTCATTATGGGGTTGATGGGAACAGCTCCGCAATTAATTGTAGGACTTATTCTTGCTTATTTGCTGAATCTTACATTTTTACGCTTTAGAAATGTGTTTCGAGTAGCGATTTTTATGCCTTATGTTACGTCTATGGTAGCTGTAGCTTTGGTTTTTGGCGTGTTTTTTAGTAGCAATGAGACAGCATTAGCCAATTATACGCTCGGCTTATTTGGAATGGACCCGGTTAATTGGAGAACCTCTGAATGGGGTGTAAAAATCGCTATTTCGGTCATGGTCTTTTGGAGATGGTTAGGATATAACACCATTATCTATTTGGCCGGTATGCAGAGTGTACCTAAGGATGTATATGAGGCGGCAACAATTGATGGAGCTAATAAAATTCAACAGTTTTTCTATGTCACGATTCCGTTGCTTAAGCCTTTTATTCTACTAACCGTATTCTTCTCTACTGTAGGAGCTATGCAGCTATTCTCTGAGCCAACGGTATTTTTAGGGAATACGGCGTTTACTAGAAGTGAAGGACTAACAGTTGTTATGTATTTATATCGAGATGCCTTTAGGCTTTCTTCGTTCGGTACAGCATCAGCCACCGCTATTATCTTGGTATTAATCATTGTTATAGTGTCGGCTATTAATCTCCTATTGACAAACAGAATGGGAAGAAGCAGGGGGAATAGAGGATGA
- a CDS encoding carbohydrate ABC transporter permease translates to MSREVGVKKWSISRMFIYLFLALISLASLFPFYWMFVMATSPSSAYNSIPPTMIPGSQLVENFQKVLGMIPFFQSMLNTLIVCSVVTVVVLFISSLAGFGFAKFRFPGKNIFFFAILFTMIIPPQLGLIPQYLLVAKAGLLDHLFAAMFLFFLNPLGIFLMRQYINQAVPDELIDAAKLDGCSNFRIYWRVVLPIILPAFATLGIIVFTSVWGEFLWQFTVLRDPSSYTIQVALASMNTAHRVDFGMLLSGVFWATVPLIVVFLMFNRLFISSIAEGSVK, encoded by the coding sequence ATGAGCAGAGAAGTAGGAGTAAAAAAATGGTCCATTAGCAGAATGTTCATCTATCTCTTCTTAGCCCTTATATCCTTAGCTTCACTCTTCCCGTTCTATTGGATGTTTGTCATGGCTACAAGTCCGAGCTCAGCGTACAATTCTATTCCGCCAACAATGATACCGGGTAGTCAACTGGTAGAGAATTTTCAAAAAGTGTTGGGGATGATCCCGTTTTTCCAATCCATGCTGAACACGTTGATCGTTTGTTCGGTCGTAACGGTCGTGGTCTTATTCATCAGTTCCTTAGCGGGGTTTGGCTTTGCTAAATTTAGGTTTCCTGGAAAGAACATATTCTTCTTTGCTATTCTATTTACAATGATCATTCCCCCACAGCTGGGATTAATCCCGCAGTACCTTCTAGTAGCTAAAGCGGGATTACTTGATCATTTATTTGCGGCGATGTTTCTGTTCTTCTTAAACCCCTTAGGAATCTTCTTAATGCGTCAGTATATCAACCAAGCTGTTCCTGACGAATTAATTGATGCAGCTAAGCTAGATGGCTGTTCTAATTTCCGGATCTATTGGAGAGTGGTTTTACCTATTATTTTACCTGCTTTTGCTACCTTGGGAATTATTGTCTTTACCTCGGTGTGGGGTGAATTTCTATGGCAATTTACAGTCTTAAGGGATCCGTCCTCCTACACGATTCAGGTCGCTTTGGCCTCCATGAATACAGCGCATCGAGTGGATTTTGGAATGCTGCTTTCAGGTGTATTCTGGGCAACGGTACCTTTAATTGTGGTTTTCCTAATGTTTAATCGATTATTTATTTCTAGTATTGCTGAAGGTTCGGTAAAATAA